Proteins encoded together in one Microbacterium sp. ABRD28 window:
- a CDS encoding glutaredoxin family protein: MTTLTVIGKPDCHLCDVAQGVVEAVVADFPEDEVIVEHRSIVDDPALHAEWWEKIPVVLIDGRLHTYWRVSADRLSTALREAKQS; encoded by the coding sequence GTGACCACCCTCACCGTCATCGGAAAGCCCGACTGCCACCTGTGCGATGTCGCGCAGGGCGTCGTCGAGGCCGTGGTCGCCGACTTCCCCGAGGATGAGGTCATCGTCGAGCACCGCTCGATCGTCGATGACCCCGCGCTGCACGCCGAATGGTGGGAGAAGATCCCCGTCGTGCTCATCGACGGGCGGCTCCACACCTACTGGCGGGTGTCGGCCGATCGCCTCAGCACGGCGCTCCGCGAAGCCAAGCAGTCCTGA
- a CDS encoding AURKAIP1/COX24 domain-containing protein has translation MGSVIKKRRKRMAKKKHRKLLRKTRHQRRNKK, from the coding sequence GTGGGTTCAGTCATCAAGAAGCGCCGCAAGCGCATGGCGAAGAAGAAGCACCGCAAGCTGCTTCGCAAGACTCGCCACCAGCGCCGCAACAAGAAGTAA
- a CDS encoding mechanosensitive ion channel family protein: protein MWQEWLQFAIAIAVAVIGAIAVALIVTGAMRLFVRKRQWPASLITRARRPFRAFVLVIALWIAIAVTFPDPAWKPALNHAMTIVTIIVGAWLVGALVLFLSDLALGRYRIDVPDNRVARRIRTQTLILRRLAIAIIVVLAGGAILLTFPEVRAVGASVLASAGIASVIAGLAAQSVLANMFAGIQLVFSEALRVDDVVVVEGEWGRVGEITLSYVVLDLWDERRLVLPCTYFTTTPFENWTRQGSALLGAVELDVDWRVSPSRMRDQLTRVVADNDLWDGRTAVLQVTDAVAGFVRVRILVSAVDAPTLFDLRCAVREAMVTWMQRTMPTALPTQRVLLTEAEGETAEAEEPRPDTGGLFTGSAEAVERASAFTQAIPVVGATADGADDGDPRS from the coding sequence ATGTGGCAGGAATGGTTGCAGTTCGCCATCGCGATCGCCGTTGCGGTGATCGGAGCCATCGCCGTCGCCCTGATCGTCACCGGCGCGATGCGCCTCTTCGTCCGGAAGCGGCAGTGGCCGGCATCCCTCATCACTCGCGCGCGCCGGCCGTTCCGCGCGTTCGTCCTGGTGATCGCCCTGTGGATCGCTATCGCCGTGACCTTCCCCGATCCGGCGTGGAAACCCGCGCTCAACCACGCGATGACGATCGTGACGATCATCGTCGGGGCGTGGCTCGTGGGGGCGCTGGTGCTTTTCCTCTCCGACCTCGCTCTCGGTCGATACCGCATCGACGTGCCCGACAACCGCGTCGCGCGGCGGATCCGCACGCAGACGCTGATCCTCCGGCGCCTCGCCATCGCGATCATCGTGGTGCTCGCGGGCGGGGCGATCCTGCTGACCTTCCCCGAGGTGCGCGCGGTGGGGGCGAGCGTGCTGGCGTCGGCCGGTATCGCGTCGGTCATCGCGGGACTGGCCGCTCAGTCGGTGCTGGCGAACATGTTCGCGGGCATCCAACTCGTCTTCAGTGAGGCGCTGCGCGTCGATGACGTGGTGGTCGTCGAGGGCGAATGGGGCCGGGTCGGTGAGATCACGCTCAGCTACGTGGTGCTCGACCTGTGGGACGAACGGCGCCTGGTGCTGCCGTGCACGTACTTCACCACGACGCCCTTCGAGAACTGGACCCGGCAGGGCAGCGCGCTTCTCGGAGCCGTCGAGCTCGACGTCGACTGGCGGGTGTCGCCCTCCAGGATGCGCGACCAGCTCACCCGCGTCGTCGCGGACAACGACCTGTGGGACGGACGCACCGCGGTGCTGCAGGTCACCGATGCCGTCGCCGGCTTCGTGCGAGTGCGCATCCTCGTCTCGGCCGTGGACGCCCCCACCCTGTTCGACCTGCGCTGTGCCGTCCGCGAGGCGATGGTCACCTGGATGCAGCGGACCATGCCCACCGCGCTTCCGACCCAGCGGGTGCTCCTCACCGAGGCCGAAGGCGAGACCGCCGAAGCCGAAGAGCCGCGCCCCGACACCGGCGGGCTCTTCACCGGGAGCGCCGAGGCCGTCGAGCGCGCGAGCGCGTTCACGCAGGCGATCCCCGTCGTCGGCGCGACGGCCGACGGTGCCGACGACGGAGACCCAAGGAGCTGA
- a CDS encoding ABC transporter permease subunit, which translates to MPRNARVREWSWLGLTPFALYVLLFLALPTILAIASGLFDGDSAFTLANIAALGDPVIITTFVNSTGISLLTAIVGAVVGAAVCYALLGLPDTGVIRTTVDAASGVLAQFGGVMLAFAMIATIGTQGIVTRFLRDALGIDIFADGAWIYALPGLIPAYLVFQIPLMVITFMPALAALRPQWFEAHLTLGGTRGGFWRHVGFPVLAPSFLASLLLLFANAFSSYATAAALASQGSQIVPLQIRAALTSETVLGRENLAGALALGMIVVVAVVMWLYSLIQRRTARWQA; encoded by the coding sequence GTGCCGCGGAACGCCAGGGTCCGCGAGTGGTCGTGGCTGGGTCTGACCCCGTTCGCCCTCTACGTGCTGCTCTTCCTCGCCCTCCCCACGATCCTCGCCATCGCCTCCGGGCTCTTCGACGGCGACAGCGCCTTCACCCTGGCGAACATCGCGGCGCTCGGCGACCCCGTGATCATCACCACGTTCGTCAACTCGACCGGGATCTCCCTCCTCACCGCGATCGTCGGCGCGGTCGTGGGGGCGGCGGTCTGCTACGCGTTGCTCGGCCTCCCCGACACCGGCGTCATCCGCACGACGGTCGACGCGGCATCCGGCGTTCTCGCCCAGTTCGGCGGGGTCATGCTCGCCTTCGCGATGATCGCGACGATCGGCACGCAGGGGATCGTCACGCGCTTCCTGCGTGATGCCCTCGGCATCGACATCTTCGCCGACGGCGCGTGGATCTACGCCCTTCCCGGGCTCATCCCCGCCTACCTCGTCTTCCAGATCCCGCTGATGGTGATCACGTTCATGCCCGCCCTCGCCGCGCTCCGGCCGCAGTGGTTCGAGGCGCACCTCACCCTCGGCGGCACCCGCGGCGGGTTCTGGCGGCACGTCGGCTTCCCCGTGCTCGCTCCGTCGTTCCTCGCCAGCCTGCTGCTGCTGTTCGCCAACGCGTTCTCGTCCTACGCCACCGCTGCGGCGCTCGCGAGCCAGGGGTCGCAGATCGTGCCGCTGCAGATCCGGGCCGCGCTGACGAGCGAGACCGTCCTCGGCCGCGAGAACCTCGCCGGCGCCCTCGCGCTCGGCATGATCGTCGTCGTCGCCGTCGTGATGTGGCTGTACTCCCTCATCCAGCGTCGGACGGCGAGGTGGCAGGCATGA
- a CDS encoding rhodanese-like domain-containing protein, whose protein sequence is MKTITVQELQQNPDLPLVDVREEHEFAEGRVPGAVNLPMSTLGERIDELPDGPFRVVCALGGRSARVVEVLEARGYDATNVEGGTTAWAEAGFPLER, encoded by the coding sequence ATGAAGACGATCACCGTTCAGGAACTGCAGCAGAACCCGGACCTCCCCCTCGTGGACGTCCGGGAGGAGCACGAGTTCGCCGAAGGGCGCGTGCCCGGCGCGGTCAACCTGCCGATGTCGACACTCGGTGAGCGGATCGACGAGTTGCCCGACGGGCCGTTCCGCGTCGTCTGCGCCCTGGGCGGGCGCTCGGCGCGCGTCGTCGAGGTGCTCGAGGCGCGCGGCTACGACGCCACCAACGTCGAGGGCGGCACGACGGCGTGGGCCGAGGCGGGCTTCCCGCTCGAGCGCTGA
- a CDS encoding helix-turn-helix domain-containing protein: protein MADLPDVRFLTVAEVAELMRVSKMTVYRLVHAGELPAVRFGRSYRVPESAVTEALQRPIADVG, encoded by the coding sequence GTGGCTGATTTGCCGGATGTCCGCTTCCTCACCGTCGCCGAGGTGGCCGAGCTCATGCGGGTGTCGAAGATGACGGTCTACCGCCTCGTGCATGCCGGAGAGCTCCCCGCTGTCCGGTTCGGACGCAGCTACCGGGTGCCCGAATCGGCCGTCACCGAGGCCCTGCAGCGGCCGATCGCCGACGTCGGCTAG
- a CDS encoding ABC transporter ATP-binding protein, with amino-acid sequence MTTSDTSPRTLPATADNALLAEAGTGTRVELRSVVKDYGPTRVLHGVDLDIAPGEFVSLLGPSGCGKTTALRVLAGLERATEGHILLGGSDVSSVPTNRRDIGMVFQSYSLLPHLRALENTAFGLRRRGVGKKDAAARAADALDLVGLGHLADRFPHQLSGGQQQRVALARALVTEPRVLLLDEPLSALDAKVRVQLRDEIRRIQLRLGITTVFVTHDQEEALAVSDRIAVMNAGRIEQIGTPEDLYLRPATPYVAAFVGVSSVVPGTVAVTGDAVEVWGVPLPLRLIEGAAPSAGEVEVFLRPENVRLAAADEAGVDAVVQESTFLGNSRRTLVHTADGSLVQVQHPVAERVQFGDRVRIAFASEPVVVRPRA; translated from the coding sequence GTGACCACCTCCGACACCAGCCCGCGCACTCTCCCCGCCACGGCCGACAACGCCCTCCTCGCCGAGGCGGGCACCGGCACCCGGGTCGAGCTGCGCAGCGTGGTGAAGGACTACGGCCCGACCCGCGTGCTGCACGGCGTCGACCTCGACATCGCGCCGGGTGAGTTCGTCTCGCTCCTCGGCCCCTCGGGATGCGGCAAGACCACAGCTCTCCGCGTCCTCGCAGGCCTCGAGCGGGCGACCGAAGGGCACATCCTGCTCGGCGGCAGCGACGTGTCATCCGTCCCCACCAATAGGCGCGACATCGGCATGGTCTTCCAGTCGTACTCGCTCTTGCCGCACCTGCGGGCGCTCGAGAACACCGCGTTCGGGCTGCGCCGACGGGGGGTGGGGAAGAAGGATGCCGCGGCGCGCGCGGCCGACGCGCTCGACCTCGTGGGGCTCGGGCATCTGGCCGACCGTTTCCCCCACCAGCTCTCGGGCGGCCAGCAGCAGCGCGTGGCCCTCGCCCGCGCCCTCGTCACCGAGCCGCGGGTGCTGCTGCTGGACGAACCGCTGTCGGCCCTCGACGCGAAGGTGCGGGTGCAGCTGCGCGACGAGATCCGCCGCATCCAGCTGCGCCTGGGCATCACCACGGTCTTCGTCACCCACGATCAGGAGGAGGCCCTGGCCGTCTCCGACCGCATCGCGGTGATGAATGCCGGTCGCATCGAGCAGATCGGCACTCCGGAAGACCTGTACCTCCGGCCGGCGACACCGTACGTCGCGGCGTTCGTGGGGGTGTCGAGCGTCGTGCCCGGCACGGTCGCCGTCACCGGCGACGCCGTCGAGGTGTGGGGTGTGCCGCTGCCGCTGCGCCTCATCGAGGGTGCCGCTCCTTCCGCGGGCGAGGTCGAGGTGTTCCTGCGGCCCGAGAACGTGCGACTCGCCGCGGCGGACGAGGCAGGGGTCGACGCGGTGGTGCAGGAGAGCACCTTCCTCGGGAATTCCCGGCGCACCCTCGTGCACACCGCCGACGGGTCGCTCGTGCAGGTGCAGCACCCGGTGGCAGAGCGGGTCCAGTTCGGCGACCGGGTGCGGATCGCCTTCGCGTCGGAACCGGTGGTGGTGCGACCACGGGCGTGA
- a CDS encoding metalloregulator ArsR/SmtB family transcription factor has product MADIFDVIADGTRRDILRLLLDRSTAGENGTSVSQIVSALGVSQPTVSKHLKVLREAHLVSVREVGQHRYYSLLAAPLDEIDDWLVPFLDTPELVAADAAALISLPEPAAHAAELVGRAAASAQHAVANALKKLPGR; this is encoded by the coding sequence ATGGCGGACATCTTCGACGTGATCGCAGACGGGACGCGACGCGACATCCTCAGGCTCCTGCTCGATCGCTCCACCGCCGGTGAGAACGGCACGAGCGTGTCGCAGATCGTCAGTGCCCTCGGTGTCAGCCAGCCGACGGTCTCGAAGCACCTGAAGGTGTTGCGCGAGGCGCACCTCGTCTCGGTGCGCGAGGTCGGCCAGCACCGCTACTACAGCCTGCTGGCGGCGCCCCTCGACGAGATCGATGACTGGCTCGTGCCCTTCCTCGACACCCCTGAGCTCGTCGCCGCCGACGCCGCCGCGCTGATCTCCCTGCCCGAGCCCGCGGCGCACGCGGCGGAGCTCGTCGGGCGGGCGGCGGCATCCGCTCAGCACGCCGTCGCGAACGCGCTGAAGAAGCTGCCCGGACGCTGA
- a CDS encoding TrkA family potassium uptake protein — MGDRIRGDAPVLVIGLGRFGAACAGELDRLEREVLAIDESLELVQKWSDRVTHTVQADARNIDALKQIGAQDFQVAVVAVGSLIEASVLITANLVDLKVPQIWAKAVSQSHGKILARVGANHVIYPEREAGERVAHLVSGRMLDFIRFDDDFVLAKMYPPKFIRGVGLNESGVRTKYNVTVVGVKSPGKPFRYAEANTVVTNHDLIIVSGTNSDIERFAALDR; from the coding sequence TTGGGTGATCGCATCAGGGGGGACGCGCCCGTCCTCGTCATCGGGCTCGGACGCTTCGGCGCCGCCTGCGCCGGCGAGCTCGACCGACTCGAGCGAGAAGTCCTCGCGATCGACGAGAGCCTCGAGCTCGTGCAGAAGTGGTCGGACCGGGTCACCCACACCGTCCAGGCCGACGCGCGCAACATCGATGCACTGAAGCAGATCGGCGCGCAGGACTTCCAGGTCGCCGTCGTCGCGGTCGGGTCGCTCATCGAGGCATCCGTCCTCATCACCGCCAACCTCGTCGACCTGAAGGTGCCGCAGATCTGGGCGAAGGCGGTCTCGCAGTCCCACGGCAAGATCCTCGCCCGCGTCGGCGCGAACCACGTCATCTACCCCGAGCGCGAAGCCGGCGAGCGCGTCGCCCACCTCGTCAGCGGACGCATGCTCGACTTCATCCGCTTCGACGACGATTTCGTGCTGGCCAAGATGTACCCGCCGAAGTTCATCCGCGGCGTGGGCCTGAACGAATCGGGCGTGCGCACCAAGTACAACGTCACCGTCGTCGGGGTGAAGAGCCCCGGCAAGCCGTTCCGCTACGCCGAGGCCAACACGGTCGTCACCAACCACGACCTCATCATCGTCTCGGGCACCAACTCCGACATCGAGCGGTTCGCGGCGCTCGACCGCTGA
- a CDS encoding potassium transporter TrkG, with the protein MPTGQARAAWRRVLAVGERAWDALRNLTTSSPARFAVLVFASLILVFTALLSLPAATYGERLSLADALFMAVSTICVTGLTTVDIATTFTPLGLVIIFIGVNIGGMGVLTLASILGLIISKRLGLRAKLIAASDTNPLRSHGGPVNEGQAVRLGEVGQLLRTVALSTLLIEAAVAIALWPALVFAGVGPLEALWEAPFYAAMAFTNTGFTPNVGGLEPFADDYILLTILMIAVFLGSIGFPVIYALWKNVWHVKAWSLHTKLTLITTAVLFVAGAAAFLTLEYDNPGTFGSMDAWDTTFQAFFLSAMTRSGGFSVVDIGELNGSSLVVGSMLMFVGGGSASTAGGIKVTTLAVLALAVWSEAKGRQSVEVFGRRIPSDVQRVALSVVAWGATIVALSTITIAQITKAPVDEVLFDVISAFGTVGLSTGLTMELPDSAVYVQALTIFMGRIGTVTLAAAVAASSRSQLYSLPVERPIVG; encoded by the coding sequence ATGCCGACGGGCCAGGCACGTGCGGCGTGGCGTCGAGTCCTCGCCGTCGGCGAACGCGCCTGGGACGCGCTGCGCAACCTCACCACGTCCTCCCCCGCACGCTTCGCCGTGCTGGTGTTCGCGTCGCTGATCCTCGTCTTCACCGCGCTCCTGTCCCTGCCCGCGGCGACCTACGGCGAGCGGCTGTCGTTGGCTGACGCGCTGTTCATGGCGGTGTCGACGATCTGCGTCACAGGTCTGACCACTGTCGACATCGCCACGACCTTCACCCCCCTCGGCCTGGTGATCATCTTCATCGGTGTCAACATCGGCGGCATGGGCGTGCTCACGCTCGCCTCGATCCTCGGCCTGATCATCTCCAAACGACTGGGACTGCGCGCCAAGCTCATCGCCGCCAGCGACACCAACCCGCTCCGCAGCCACGGCGGACCCGTCAACGAGGGCCAGGCGGTGCGGCTCGGCGAGGTCGGCCAGCTGCTGCGCACCGTCGCCCTCTCGACACTCCTGATCGAAGCGGCCGTCGCGATTGCGCTGTGGCCGGCGCTGGTGTTCGCCGGCGTCGGCCCGCTCGAGGCCCTCTGGGAGGCGCCGTTCTATGCGGCGATGGCCTTCACCAACACCGGGTTCACCCCCAACGTCGGAGGACTCGAGCCGTTCGCCGACGACTACATCCTGCTGACGATCCTGATGATCGCGGTCTTCCTCGGCAGCATCGGCTTCCCCGTCATCTACGCCCTCTGGAAGAACGTCTGGCACGTCAAGGCCTGGTCGCTGCACACCAAGCTGACTCTGATCACGACGGCGGTGCTGTTCGTCGCCGGCGCCGCGGCCTTCCTCACGCTCGAGTACGACAACCCCGGAACCTTCGGCTCGATGGACGCCTGGGACACCACGTTCCAAGCCTTCTTCCTTTCGGCGATGACACGCTCCGGCGGGTTCTCGGTCGTCGACATCGGCGAACTCAACGGCTCGTCGCTCGTGGTCGGGTCGATGCTCATGTTCGTCGGCGGAGGTTCCGCGTCCACGGCGGGCGGCATCAAGGTCACGACCTTGGCCGTCCTGGCTCTCGCGGTCTGGTCGGAGGCGAAGGGCCGCCAGTCGGTCGAGGTCTTCGGGCGTCGCATCCCCAGCGACGTGCAGCGCGTGGCCCTGTCGGTCGTGGCGTGGGGCGCGACGATCGTCGCTCTGTCGACGATCACCATCGCGCAGATCACCAAGGCACCGGTCGACGAGGTGCTCTTCGACGTCATCTCGGCGTTCGGCACCGTGGGCCTGTCGACCGGCCTGACGATGGAGCTTCCCGACTCCGCCGTGTACGTCCAGGCGCTCACCATCTTCATGGGCCGCATTGGTACAGTGACACTCGCCGCGGCCGTGGCCGCGTCATCCCGTTCGCAGCTCTACTCGCTGCCCGTGGAAAGGCCGATCGTTGGGTGA
- a CDS encoding ABC transporter permease subunit → MRGIAPSPVVRWLIGLVVGLVFAVPFVATFLFTLSSPAGGVYTFERWLSVFDPANAARYAPIWTGLGNSLVLAAVTVLIVLFLFTPTMVLVALKFPKLRRGFEFLALLPITIPAIVLVVGLAPIYLQIGRTLGTGAWTLAFAYGILVLPFTYRSIQASIDAVDVKTLAEAARTLGAGWFTVLLRVIAPNLRQGLLAASLISVAVVLGEFTIASLLNRQVLQTGLVVINRQDAYAAAIFTLLALAFAFVLLLIIGRAGRIGASVASRPASPRRTLRRSRS, encoded by the coding sequence ATGAGAGGCATCGCCCCCTCACCGGTCGTCCGGTGGCTCATCGGCCTCGTCGTCGGGCTCGTCTTCGCGGTGCCCTTCGTCGCCACCTTCCTGTTCACCCTGTCTTCCCCCGCCGGCGGCGTGTACACGTTCGAGCGCTGGCTGTCGGTCTTCGATCCGGCGAACGCCGCGAGGTACGCGCCGATCTGGACGGGGCTCGGCAACTCGCTCGTCCTCGCCGCGGTGACGGTCCTGATCGTGCTGTTCCTCTTCACCCCGACGATGGTGCTCGTGGCGCTGAAGTTCCCGAAACTCCGGCGCGGGTTCGAGTTCCTCGCCCTCCTGCCCATCACGATCCCCGCCATCGTGCTCGTCGTCGGGCTCGCACCGATCTACCTGCAGATCGGTCGCACCCTCGGCACCGGCGCGTGGACGCTCGCCTTCGCGTACGGCATCCTCGTGCTCCCCTTCACCTACCGCTCGATCCAGGCCTCCATCGACGCCGTCGACGTGAAGACCCTGGCCGAAGCGGCACGAACGCTCGGCGCCGGCTGGTTCACCGTGCTCCTGCGTGTGATCGCGCCGAACCTGCGTCAGGGCCTGCTCGCAGCATCCCTCATCTCGGTCGCCGTCGTCCTCGGCGAGTTCACCATCGCGTCACTGTTGAACCGGCAGGTGCTGCAGACGGGACTGGTCGTCATCAACCGACAGGATGCGTACGCCGCGGCCATCTTCACGCTGCTCGCCCTCGCCTTCGCGTTCGTGCTGCTGCTCATCATCGGGCGCGCCGGCCGGATCGGCGCCTCCGTCGCCTCCCGCCCCGCTTCGCCCCGCCGCACCCTTCGAAGGAGCCGTTCGTGA
- a CDS encoding extracellular solute-binding protein — translation MSRTPRPASRTLAVLALATAAAVMLAGCGGAAAGSGDASSDSGVDAATATSLEDFGTFEDLEEAARAEGQLNVIALPRDWANYGEIIDLFAERYPEITINEQSPDASSAEEIQAAETNQGLDTAPDVFDLGLTVALQSTDYFAPYQVQTWDDIPDELKHPEGLFVGDYGGYMSVGYDSSRFPAPESIEDLLGDDYRGSVALNGDPTQAGAAFAAVGLATVQTGGDLDDFQPGIDFFSELNAVGNLLKLDVTSATVASGETPVVFDWDYLNAAHAADNPAWEVVVFPGTGYAGYYNQAINKDAPNPAAARLWQEFLYSDEVQNLWLKGGARPVRMDAMIEAGTIDEELAAALPEAPEDTVVPTEEQSAAAGELLGQEWAAAIQ, via the coding sequence ATGTCACGCACCCCTCGCCCGGCGTCGCGCACGCTCGCCGTCCTGGCCTTGGCCACCGCCGCTGCGGTCATGCTCGCCGGTTGCGGCGGCGCCGCCGCCGGTTCCGGCGACGCCTCATCCGACTCCGGGGTCGACGCCGCCACCGCGACGAGCCTCGAAGACTTCGGGACGTTCGAAGACCTCGAAGAAGCCGCCAGGGCCGAAGGCCAGCTGAACGTCATCGCGCTCCCCCGCGACTGGGCGAACTACGGCGAGATCATCGACCTGTTCGCGGAGCGCTACCCCGAGATCACCATCAACGAGCAGTCGCCCGACGCCTCCAGCGCCGAAGAGATCCAGGCCGCCGAGACCAACCAGGGCCTCGACACCGCCCCCGACGTGTTCGACCTCGGCCTCACCGTGGCGCTGCAGAGCACCGACTACTTCGCCCCGTACCAGGTGCAGACCTGGGACGACATCCCCGACGAGCTGAAGCACCCCGAGGGCCTGTTCGTCGGCGACTACGGCGGCTACATGTCGGTCGGCTACGACTCGTCGCGCTTCCCCGCCCCCGAGAGCATCGAGGATCTCCTCGGTGACGACTACCGCGGTTCGGTGGCACTGAACGGCGACCCGACCCAGGCGGGCGCCGCGTTCGCCGCCGTGGGGCTCGCGACGGTGCAGACCGGCGGCGACCTCGACGACTTCCAGCCCGGCATCGACTTCTTCTCCGAGCTCAACGCCGTCGGCAACCTGCTGAAGCTCGACGTGACCTCGGCGACGGTCGCCAGCGGAGAGACCCCGGTGGTGTTCGACTGGGATTACCTCAACGCCGCGCACGCCGCCGACAACCCCGCGTGGGAGGTCGTCGTCTTCCCCGGCACCGGGTACGCCGGTTACTACAACCAGGCGATCAACAAAGATGCCCCGAACCCCGCCGCTGCCCGCCTGTGGCAGGAGTTCCTCTACAGCGACGAGGTGCAGAACCTCTGGCTGAAGGGGGGCGCCCGCCCCGTGCGCATGGACGCCATGATCGAAGCGGGCACGATCGACGAGGAGCTGGCGGCGGCCCTGCCCGAGGCCCCCGAGGACACCGTCGTGCCGACCGAGGAGCAGAGCGCCGCGGCCGGCGAGCTCCTCGGCCAGGAGTGGGCAGCGGCGATCCAGTGA